ATAAATATCTGATTTATAAAAGTAAATTACTCACTGGTGTTTCAGTATAATTAACGATTAAATATGTCAAGCTTATGTATTTATTTATACTGTAAATTTAAATACCCATTTTTCCACAAGTAAATAGAACTGATTAGGCTACTTAACATCAGTTGCATCTCACAAGCCGCCACTAAGTCAGTCTTAACTTTAATACGATATTTGAGGAGGTGGAGAAAAATTTTTCGCAAGTCGTTTGCCATATAAACAAGTACTGCTAACGGTATTAACCATCTTTTAATACTGATTGTGCGCGTGACATGTCTGCTAAGTCCAACTCCTCGAAAAAATGGAATTAAGTAATCTCTTTGTAAACGCCAACTTGGTATTTTGTGATGTACTTCCATCGCTGGGTTATACCAAATTTCCCAGCCTGCTTTTTGAATGAAAGATAACACTTCTAAGTCTTCACCAGTGAGCATATTCCCAGTTACTCTGCCTGTTAAAATTGAGTGAGTAGGAACGCTTTCTAACCAAGCTTGTTTACGTACAACAATTCCCGCTGAGGGAGGTAGTAATTTTTTGCGAGGTTCATATAGAAGAGGTAGCGAACCACGTTCTGTAATTGCCAAAAATGGTGCTATTCGCTGAAAGTTTTCTGGCGGTTGTACTTCAAAATCGGCGTGAATTTGACTACCGTATGCACCTGTTTTTGGATGCTCTTGTGCAAAAGTATAGGCAGCAGCAACCCAGTCTGATGCTGGTAAGTTGTCGTCATCAAGAAAACCTATCAGTTCAGCACGGCTCTCAATAATTGCCAATTTTCTTGCAAAGGCTGCACCTTGTTGCAGTTCAAATAAATAACGTAAAGGGTTACTATCTGACCAATTTGCTTGATATTGTCGGACTATCTTGGCAGTGTTGTCTTTACTGTTGTTATCAACAACAAGAACTTCCCAACGAAGGTTTGGACTGTAAACTTGCGATCGCAAGCGCTCTAATACTTCCGGTAAACGGTTTTCGCCATTGTAGGTGCAAATAGCTACAGTAAAGTCAACGTGTGTCGTCATTTCCAGCAATTTCCAGCAAGTGCAGGTTAAGATAAATAGTACTTTGGCTAAATTTTTCCTCTTCGCAGCCTTTAGCTTAAGAGAGTAAAGACAGCCCTCAGACTGGTTAAGGAATAACAGAGGCTGAATATTTTCTCCTCTTAATTTAGAATACCCACATCACCATCATAAGTAACGCTTTGTGCATCTTTATCCAGACTCCTCAGAAATATTTGTATAATTACGCACTCCAAATGTTGCTGGATAAGCAAACATAGCGATCGCACTACTTCACCGTTGCCTCCTTTGTTTCTATACAATATTCAAGGTATCTCTAGAAAGTCTCGCTATGTCTCGTAAATGTGAATTAACTGGTAAAAAGGCAAATAACGCCTTTGCAATTTCTCACTCCCACCGTCGTACCAAGCGGCTTCAGCAAGCCAACCTGCAAAGCAAGCGCGTTTGGTGGCCCCAAGGAAACCGTTGGGTGAAACTGAAGTTGTCAACCAAAGCCATCAAAACCCTGGAAACCAAAGGGTTGCACGCAATGGCAAAAGAAGCGGGGATTAACCTTAATCATTATTAAGGCTGACATTTGTCTCTAACCCGGTAAATATCCTCTAGAGAATTTTAGGGCGCATTTTCATGCGCCCTAAAAATTTATAAAAGCTTCATATAATTTTTATAATTGGCAGTGATAGTTTTTTCTAAGTAGGTGGGTAACCTTAGCCTATACGCATGGAGCGGCAAAATCCTGATGCCATTCCGAGAATACGGTGTCATCGCAAAACCACAGGTCTTTGCCTTAACCATTTTGGTTTTTATAACGCACCTATGACTAAGAATAAACACGCCAAAGCATTTACCCACATTTTCCAAGAAATTATTAAACTGCATAAAAACTTTAGAACCCAAGACTTTCAATGGTTCTTGCGTAGTTTGCTCGTAACCTCTCGACGACAAATGGAGGGTGGGTTTGTGCTGCCAACAACTATCATGTTGTTGTTAATTGTGGCTTTAGTCATCACAGCTTTACTTTTTCGCACTTTCAGTCGTACCACTCAAGCCATTGGCGAACGTCAGCAGCAAGTAATTTATAATTCAGCGACACCAGCAATTGACCGAGCTAAAGCCAAGCTAGAGTATGTTTTTCGACAAGATACTCGTTTACCTGCTGGAGTGCCTTCAGATAGCACTATAGATAGCATACTCGCAGCACCTTCTACTGGCACTGACGACCCTTATACACTGCCAGGTGAGACACGCCTTGCAAATTTCAAAGACGCTAACAATAACCCTGGCGTTGGCTGGTATTTTAAACCAGACCCCAGCAAAGATAGAATCGTCGCTTACTCAATTATTTTTAAAAAAACAGCAGCAAACTCAAGCGGTACTACTGTTGCAACCCTAAAAGATAGCGCTACTACAAAAGCGCCTTATTTGCTTGTTCGCAACGGTCCGGTAAACACTAGTAATTCCTCAATAGACAAATGCGGAGGTGCAGTTAAATTAGCATCCAATGAAAAAGATTGGGAACCTATTACCTCTGCTACTTTAGCCAAAACATTTCAAGTTACCGCGTTTGCTGTTGAAAACGCTAGTAAACCAAATAGAAGTGTAACTACATTAGAGTTTCAACAAGATAGACAAGCTGATAAAGGTAACAAATGGGGAGCTTACTTTCGCTATGACTTAGAGCTATTTAGTGGTGTATTTTTCCGTTGGAATGGTGCTATGCACAGTGACGGTAATATATTTTTTGGTCCGTATGGTAATAACTTTAGAGCTTACCTTATTAGTTCACCAGATTCTTGTGTCAATACTTCAGCTAATGATTCTAAAATAACAACTAGCATATACACAGATAATGGTAATACAACCTTTAAAGGTCAAATAATTACCGGCAAAATGACTAGGGCTGGCATCACAACAGGAGGAGATGACCAATTCGGTGGCAGCTCAACTATTGACCTGTATAGTGCTGCAACACCAATAAGCACTGGAAATTTAACAAAAGATACAGATTCGATCAATTTACCATCTGGTTCTACTAAGACACCAGCTAACTTTGCTCTCGATCCAGTAGCTCTGTTTACACAAGATAAGTTTCAGTCTCGAGATTCAACAAATAGAAACAACACAACTGATGCAGATACTGGCTGGGCAGCAAGAGCTTTCCAGACAAAGAGAAGAATTTTACAAGAAGCAACTGTTCCACCTTACCTAGATGATACCTATCGGGCTGATGACCGCTACGGACCAAACCCCACTTATGATGGTAAACCCATTGCTATTAGTCAAGTAAAAATACCTTCGGGTAAGAAAGTCGGTGATAATATCACAACTGCTGATACTAACAAAGATGCCCTGACAAGAAATGTTTCTCCTTCTGTAAACAACCCAGAAGCGCTTGGCTTAGATGGTTACTGGGAGAGACGCGCAGTCAAAGGAGGGTTGCGAGTTATTGTCGGACAACGATTGGAATTGGGTAATACGCTAGGAAGTGCCTCAAGTGCAAATTTGCCAAATTCGCTAAGTGACAGAAGAAACGAGTTTCTCCAACGTCGTACTCAAAGAGATAATGTAGCCGCAGTTCAAGCTACTGCTGTCTATCACTACAAGAGTAATAGTGGAACGGCTCCTGTAGCTTGTATGGCAACCACCGTTCACCCAGGAACAGCTGAAACTCTCAAGCGTAGTGCGACTTTTGAAACCATAACGTTTAAATATAAATCAAGCCCATCTGCTCCTACCATTGATAAAGAGGTTTTCAACGACTTTTTCACGGGTAGAGGTACGAATGGTTGGGAGTTTAGTATTCCTACTGAAAATACTGCTTTAGCTAACGCTCGCTCTAACCTGGCAAATTTTGCTGGAGACCCGGATGGAGCTTTTCCTCCTAAGCAAGAAGCAGCAGGATCGTCTATTATGCATCCCTATCCCGAATTAACAAAGTATGGGGATTTCTCCAATTTGCGGAGAGCGCTTGCAGGCACTACTATTGCCGATCAATCCTACAAAGATACGGCAAATTGTATGTTGGGGATGCTAGCTTACAATATCGACTATCTCAACGGCTATGATTACAGCGCCAACTGGGGTACAGATACTAATGCGCTTTTGGATGAATTAAATGCAGCCCTATCAACTGCTGCGAGTGCAGTTCTCCCTAATAAACCAGAACAAGCGATCGCTGCTTTGGAGGCTTCCTCTGTAACTAATAAGGATAAATTGGTGAAACTGGCACGGCTTGTTGCTACTAAGGAGCAAGTAGAACGAGATCGTAAAAATGGCATAGGTTACAGTTGCGACAATGCCAAGTTTAATGCATCTGCCACTGCACTTGATAAACTATGTGCTTCTGGTGTCAAATATGACGCTTTATATTACATTTTTCCAATTAGCAGTGACCACCCTGAAGACCGTACTGATCCAAAC
Above is a genomic segment from Tolypothrix sp. NIES-4075 containing:
- the rpmB gene encoding 50S ribosomal protein L28, encoding MSRKCELTGKKANNAFAISHSHRRTKRLQQANLQSKRVWWPQGNRWVKLKLSTKAIKTLETKGLHAMAKEAGINLNHY
- the hpsE gene encoding hormogonium polysaccharide biosynthesis glycosyltransferase HpsE: MTTHVDFTVAICTYNGENRLPEVLERLRSQVYSPNLRWEVLVVDNNSKDNTAKIVRQYQANWSDSNPLRYLFELQQGAAFARKLAIIESRAELIGFLDDDNLPASDWVAAAYTFAQEHPKTGAYGSQIHADFEVQPPENFQRIAPFLAITERGSLPLLYEPRKKLLPPSAGIVVRKQAWLESVPTHSILTGRVTGNMLTGEDLEVLSFIQKAGWEIWYNPAMEVHHKIPSWRLQRDYLIPFFRGVGLSRHVTRTISIKRWLIPLAVLVYMANDLRKIFLHLLKYRIKVKTDLVAACEMQLMLSSLISSIYLWKNGYLNLQYK
- the hpsA gene encoding hormogonium polysaccharide biosynthesis protein HpsA yields the protein MTKNKHAKAFTHIFQEIIKLHKNFRTQDFQWFLRSLLVTSRRQMEGGFVLPTTIMLLLIVALVITALLFRTFSRTTQAIGERQQQVIYNSATPAIDRAKAKLEYVFRQDTRLPAGVPSDSTIDSILAAPSTGTDDPYTLPGETRLANFKDANNNPGVGWYFKPDPSKDRIVAYSIIFKKTAANSSGTTVATLKDSATTKAPYLLVRNGPVNTSNSSIDKCGGAVKLASNEKDWEPITSATLAKTFQVTAFAVENASKPNRSVTTLEFQQDRQADKGNKWGAYFRYDLELFSGVFFRWNGAMHSDGNIFFGPYGNNFRAYLISSPDSCVNTSANDSKITTSIYTDNGNTTFKGQIITGKMTRAGITTGGDDQFGGSSTIDLYSAATPISTGNLTKDTDSINLPSGSTKTPANFALDPVALFTQDKFQSRDSTNRNNTTDADTGWAARAFQTKRRILQEATVPPYLDDTYRADDRYGPNPTYDGKPIAISQVKIPSGKKVGDNITTADTNKDALTRNVSPSVNNPEALGLDGYWERRAVKGGLRVIVGQRLELGNTLGSASSANLPNSLSDRRNEFLQRRTQRDNVAAVQATAVYHYKSNSGTAPVACMATTVHPGTAETLKRSATFETITFKYKSSPSAPTIDKEVFNDFFTGRGTNGWEFSIPTENTALANARSNLANFAGDPDGAFPPKQEAAGSSIMHPYPELTKYGDFSNLRRALAGTTIADQSYKDTANCMLGMLAYNIDYLNGYDYSANWGTDTNALLDELNAALSTAASAVLPNKPEQAIAALEASSVTNKDKLVKLARLVATKEQVERDRKNGIGYSCDNAKFNASATALDKLCASGVKYDALYYIFPISSDHPEDRTDPNSYITSSTVNPTSVANRYKAVSNTDISTIKSSPNTGTWNIPRSEATTYVTTAGNIPGAPNSLPNSNKPGYNNLVKYTNASGTTTYYQVAFKDSALFNGREMMNMRVLDIDLNLLRTTNAPGGDTWLPINDNTATDPNAPPPNGLVYAFREDAVREDAIERPAGTSMNAIPGSLSDPAIGTVNPTGNGITTKPVDYFPDPDRRPYGFRLKNGSRLDRGTNTAGMSFVSDNPIYIQGDLNLHSTDGTASNLLEEFKDGGTPGLLDSTWSNFYTRTSDLKDDRFAKPATDTWRPTEVLGDAVTILSDNFCDGSIEDGIIYLSRNSNAGLNMGNRYGCNTAANFTSYFNQNRPWLAFNSTQINLPNSTWIRENPYDSGSPIEITPEGKPKYCTNATVPCLTADKRIYEVIATGDANNTESYLRFTDQACADSRKCMGVASATRVNAIIVQNIIPSQAGQSYGGFHTFPRMIENWKDNIQLFMAGAFIQLRFSTQATGSFDQDAWEPGQAASAADENTWYFKPPDRRWGYDVALQYQTAGPVARRFATPGTTRTEVYRELPLDDPYVMKLRCAKDSSGNQIDPNTSCPS